A genomic region of Mesorhizobium sp. NZP2077 contains the following coding sequences:
- a CDS encoding ABC transporter ATP-binding protein: MALLDIQNLVVEFQTASGPFRAVDGVSLHVDEREVLAIVGESGSGKSVSMLAVMGLLPWTAKVTADRMSFNGRDLLKLSPAERRKIVGKDMSMIFQEPMASLNPCFTVGFQIEEVLRFHMGMDGAQRRARAIELLTQVGIPEPAERLNSFPHQMSGGQCQRVMIAIAIACNPKLLIADEPTTALDVTIQKQILDLLVSLQAKYGMGLIMITHNMGVVAETADRVIVQYKGRKMEEADVLSLFESPKSNYTRALLSALPENAVGDRLPTVSDMLFEPAPSGASA; encoded by the coding sequence ATGGCGCTGCTCGACATCCAGAACCTCGTCGTCGAATTCCAGACCGCGTCCGGTCCGTTCCGGGCGGTCGATGGCGTTTCGCTGCATGTCGACGAGCGCGAAGTGCTGGCGATCGTCGGCGAATCCGGTTCCGGCAAATCGGTCTCCATGCTGGCGGTGATGGGCCTTTTGCCCTGGACGGCAAAGGTCACTGCTGATCGCATGAGCTTCAATGGCCGCGATCTCCTGAAGCTGAGCCCTGCTGAACGGCGCAAGATCGTCGGCAAGGACATGTCGATGATCTTCCAGGAGCCGATGGCCAGCCTCAATCCGTGCTTCACCGTCGGCTTCCAGATCGAAGAGGTGCTGCGCTTCCATATGGGCATGGACGGTGCGCAACGCCGGGCGCGAGCCATCGAACTGCTGACGCAGGTCGGCATTCCCGAGCCGGCGGAACGGCTGAACTCGTTCCCGCACCAGATGTCGGGCGGCCAGTGCCAGCGCGTCATGATCGCAATCGCCATTGCCTGCAATCCGAAGCTTTTGATCGCCGACGAGCCGACGACCGCGCTCGACGTCACCATCCAGAAGCAAATCCTCGACCTGCTGGTCTCGCTGCAGGCCAAATACGGCATGGGCCTGATCATGATCACCCACAATATGGGCGTGGTGGCGGAGACCGCCGACCGCGTCATCGTCCAGTACAAGGGCCGCAAGATGGAAGAGGCCGACGTGCTGTCGCTGTTTGAATCGCCGAAGAGCAATTACACGCGCGCGCTTTTGTCGGCGCTGCCGGAGAACGCCGTCGGCGACCGGCTGCCGACCGTCTCCGACATGCTGTTCGAGCCGGCGCCTTCGGGGGCCAGCGCATGA
- a CDS encoding dipeptide ABC transporter ATP-binding protein: MTKVVEGKNIVRDYHVGGGLFRAQRTVHAVKGVSFSVDKGKTLAIVGESGCGKSTLARIITLIDPATSGELFIGGNKVDIAKDGLSKEMRRKVQIVFQNPYGSLNPRQKIGDVLGEPLLINTGKPAEERRDLAMKMLKKVGLGPEHYNRYPHMFSGGQRQRIAIARALMLNPSLLVLDEPVSALDLSVQAQVLNLLADLQDEFQLTYVFISHDLSVVRYIADDVMVMYFGEAVEYGSREEVFSDPKHSYTRTLFAATPRADVASIKARLAKKKAAA; the protein is encoded by the coding sequence ATGACCAAGGTCGTCGAAGGCAAGAATATCGTGCGCGACTATCATGTCGGCGGTGGGCTGTTTCGCGCGCAGCGTACAGTGCATGCGGTCAAGGGAGTTTCCTTTAGCGTCGACAAGGGCAAGACGCTGGCCATCGTCGGTGAGAGCGGTTGCGGCAAGTCGACGCTTGCCCGCATCATCACGCTGATCGATCCCGCGACGTCAGGTGAACTGTTCATCGGCGGCAACAAGGTCGACATCGCCAAGGACGGGTTGAGCAAGGAGATGCGCCGCAAGGTGCAGATCGTCTTCCAGAACCCTTACGGGTCGCTCAATCCGCGCCAGAAGATCGGTGACGTGCTGGGTGAACCGCTGCTCATCAACACCGGCAAGCCGGCCGAGGAACGGCGCGACCTGGCCATGAAGATGCTGAAGAAGGTCGGCCTCGGCCCCGAGCACTACAACCGCTACCCACATATGTTCTCGGGCGGCCAGCGCCAGCGCATCGCCATCGCCCGCGCGCTGATGCTCAATCCGAGCCTGCTGGTGCTCGACGAGCCGGTCTCGGCGCTCGACCTGTCGGTGCAGGCACAGGTGCTCAACCTGCTCGCCGACCTGCAGGACGAATTTCAGCTGACCTACGTCTTCATCAGCCACGATCTGTCCGTGGTGCGCTACATCGCCGACGATGTGATGGTGATGTATTTCGGCGAGGCGGTCGAATACGGCTCGCGCGAGGAGGTCTTTTCAGACCCCAAGCACAGCTACACCAGGACATTGTTTGCCGCGACGCCGCGCGCCGACGTTGCTTCGATCAAGGCGCGGCTGGCCAAGAAGAAGGCGGCGGCCTGA
- a CDS encoding cysteine desulfurase-like protein: MNKHQTDNANASGFPVDTIRAMFPALQRAGDFIFLDNAAGAQIPQSVLDAVTNHLVSHNVQRGGRYGRSVTVDQSVADARTSVALLINAYSPAEICFGMNATSFIRLVSLGIGQMLAKDTDGGRDEIVITDMDHDANIATWLALESAGAKFKWWRMREDGNLHVDDLRPLVSDRTRLVACTVTAHSIGSIVDVASVAEIAHAAGAEVFLDCVHYGPHGLIDVQAWDCDYLVCSGYKNFSPHMGFLWGRFETLKRLPTFREDFIPDEPPYKVEAGTFIYENVSGMDAAVQYLELIGRNLAPSNNRSRRENIVAGMGAIRDYELLLAREMLGVLKGCGATIYGVADEARINERVPTFCFNIGKLSPQRIVEEMAEMQIGIRDGHMYAPRLMKRLNLSMDSGAIRASLVHYNTVEEIHRFGEALRAIIAKLS, encoded by the coding sequence GTGAACAAGCACCAAACCGACAATGCGAACGCCTCAGGGTTCCCCGTCGACACCATCCGCGCCATGTTTCCCGCCCTGCAGCGGGCCGGCGATTTTATCTTCTTGGACAATGCCGCCGGCGCGCAGATCCCGCAGAGCGTGCTCGACGCGGTGACCAACCATCTGGTTTCGCACAATGTGCAGCGCGGCGGCCGCTATGGCCGCAGCGTCACTGTCGACCAGTCTGTCGCCGATGCCCGGACGAGCGTGGCGCTGCTGATCAACGCCTACAGCCCGGCGGAAATCTGCTTCGGCATGAACGCCACCTCCTTCATCCGCCTGGTCAGCCTCGGTATCGGCCAGATGCTCGCCAAAGACACGGATGGGGGGCGCGACGAGATCGTCATCACCGACATGGACCACGACGCCAACATCGCGACATGGCTGGCGCTGGAATCCGCCGGCGCCAAATTCAAGTGGTGGCGCATGCGCGAGGACGGCAATCTGCATGTCGACGATCTGCGCCCACTGGTTTCCGACCGCACCCGCCTCGTCGCCTGCACGGTGACGGCACATTCGATCGGCTCGATCGTCGATGTCGCCTCGGTGGCCGAGATCGCGCATGCGGCCGGCGCCGAAGTGTTCCTCGACTGCGTGCATTACGGACCGCACGGGCTGATCGACGTGCAGGCCTGGGACTGCGACTATCTTGTCTGCTCCGGCTACAAGAATTTCTCGCCGCATATGGGTTTTCTGTGGGGCCGCTTCGAAACGCTCAAGCGGCTGCCGACTTTTCGGGAAGACTTCATCCCCGACGAGCCGCCCTACAAGGTCGAGGCCGGCACCTTTATCTACGAGAACGTCTCCGGCATGGATGCCGCCGTGCAGTATCTGGAACTGATCGGCCGCAATCTCGCCCCCTCCAACAACCGCTCGCGGCGCGAAAACATCGTCGCCGGCATGGGCGCCATCCGCGACTATGAGCTGCTTTTGGCGCGCGAGATGCTTGGCGTGCTGAAAGGTTGCGGGGCGACCATCTATGGCGTTGCCGACGAGGCCCGCATCAACGAGCGCGTGCCGACCTTCTGCTTCAACATCGGCAAGCTCTCGCCGCAGCGCATCGTCGAGGAGATGGCCGAGATGCAGATCGGCATCCGCGACGGCCACATGTACGCGCCACGACTGATGAAGCGCCTCAACCTGTCGATGGACAGCGGCGCCATCCGCGCCTCGCTGGTGCATTACAACACGGTCGAGGAAATCCATCGCTTCGGCGAGGCGCTGCGGGCGATTATCGCCAAGCTGTCGTGA
- a CDS encoding amino acid ABC transporter permease: MSLIDTFFNPDVIMSSLPALLRGFLNTLLLGILSIGIGIPVGLGISLVRLYAPKPLRWLAVGYTDIFRALPVLVVLILIYYALPFLGIRLSSWASAVTAFAFIMSAYSAEVFRSGIESIPKGQFEASQALGLPFLLTLRKVVLPQAIRVVIPPMTSNCVSMFKDTSLASTVALPELLKEATNAQSLYANPSPLIGAALVYLIFLWPMVRLVSLLEDRFKTEKTR; encoded by the coding sequence ATGTCGCTGATCGACACCTTCTTCAATCCCGATGTCATCATGTCCAGCCTGCCGGCGCTGCTGCGCGGTTTCCTGAACACGCTGCTGCTCGGCATTTTGAGCATCGGCATCGGTATCCCCGTCGGTCTGGGGATCAGCCTGGTGCGGCTCTACGCGCCGAAGCCGCTGCGCTGGCTGGCGGTCGGCTACACCGACATTTTTCGCGCCCTGCCGGTGCTGGTGGTGCTGATCCTGATCTACTACGCGCTGCCTTTCCTCGGCATCCGCCTGTCGTCCTGGGCGTCCGCAGTGACCGCGTTTGCCTTCATCATGTCGGCGTATTCGGCGGAAGTGTTCCGCTCCGGCATAGAGAGCATCCCGAAAGGCCAGTTCGAGGCGTCGCAGGCGCTCGGCCTGCCGTTCCTTTTGACCTTGCGCAAGGTGGTGCTGCCGCAGGCGATCCGCGTGGTCATCCCGCCGATGACCAGCAACTGCGTCTCGATGTTCAAGGACACCTCGCTCGCCTCTACCGTGGCGTTGCCGGAACTCTTGAAGGAGGCGACCAACGCGCAGTCGCTTTACGCCAACCCCTCGCCGCTGATCGGCGCAGCGCTGGTCTACCTCATCTTCCTCTGGCCGATGGTCCGCCTCGTCAGCCTGCTTGAAGACCGCTTCAAGACCGAGAAGACGCGCTGA
- a CDS encoding GNAT family N-acetyltransferase: MTGLGDTDDEGANGATSLVVLSEPTPEDIVALEDGLYGFNVAATGVDDGRYLSIFLKRNDGTIYAGLHGHSWAGVCEIKTLWIADSERGKGLGSRLLAAAEQEARLRGCHVIHLASFTFQAPDFYEKHGFQRLVQLEDFPRGHANVLLAKTLMPEAPV; the protein is encoded by the coding sequence ATGACTGGTCTTGGCGACACCGATGATGAGGGCGCTAACGGGGCGACATCTCTTGTTGTCCTCAGCGAACCCACGCCAGAAGACATTGTCGCCCTGGAAGATGGCCTTTACGGCTTCAACGTCGCTGCGACCGGCGTCGATGACGGCCGCTATTTGTCGATCTTCCTGAAGAGGAATGACGGGACGATCTACGCAGGCCTGCACGGACACAGTTGGGCGGGCGTATGCGAAATCAAGACGCTATGGATCGCCGACAGCGAGCGCGGCAAAGGCCTTGGCTCGCGCCTCCTTGCAGCCGCAGAACAGGAGGCTCGGCTGCGCGGGTGCCATGTCATCCATCTCGCGTCCTTCACCTTCCAGGCGCCGGACTTCTATGAAAAGCATGGATTTCAGCGGCTGGTGCAACTCGAGGACTTTCCGCGCGGCCACGCCAATGTCCTGCTCGCAAAGACGCTGATGCCTGAAGCGCCCGTCTAA
- a CDS encoding ABC transporter permease subunit, giving the protein MLKYILHRIALLIPTLVGITICAFAFVRLLPGDPILAMAGEHGVAPARYEELKEQFGYNLPIWQQYARYVGEVVTGDFGVSISSKRPVIEEFKTLFPATLELSFFAMIFAMVLGIPAGIFAAIKRGSWFDQSLMGTALVGYSMPIFWWGLLLIIFFSGYLGWTPVNGRIDLQYFFKPITGFMTIDTLLYGKWDAFRSVLRHLVLPTIVLGTIPLAVIARQTRSAMLEVLGEDYVRTARAKGLSSARVIGVHALRNALIPVVTTIGLQVSTLLAGAILTETIFSWPGIGRWMVESISKRDYVVVQSGLLLIALIVMAVNLIVDVLYAVINPRIRAA; this is encoded by the coding sequence ATGCTCAAATATATCCTCCACCGAATTGCACTTTTGATCCCGACGCTTGTCGGCATCACGATCTGCGCCTTCGCCTTCGTCAGGCTGCTGCCCGGCGATCCTATCCTTGCCATGGCCGGCGAACACGGCGTGGCGCCGGCGCGCTACGAAGAGCTCAAGGAGCAGTTCGGCTACAACCTGCCGATCTGGCAGCAATATGCTCGCTATGTCGGTGAGGTCGTGACCGGCGATTTCGGCGTCTCGATTTCGTCCAAACGCCCGGTGATCGAAGAGTTCAAGACGCTCTTCCCGGCGACGCTGGAACTGTCATTCTTCGCCATGATTTTCGCCATGGTGCTCGGCATTCCGGCCGGCATCTTTGCGGCGATCAAGCGCGGCTCGTGGTTCGACCAGTCGCTGATGGGCACGGCGCTCGTCGGCTACTCCATGCCGATCTTCTGGTGGGGCCTGCTGCTGATCATCTTTTTCTCCGGCTATCTCGGCTGGACGCCGGTTAACGGCCGCATCGACCTGCAGTACTTCTTCAAGCCGATAACCGGCTTCATGACCATCGACACATTGCTCTACGGCAAATGGGATGCATTTCGCTCGGTATTGCGCCATCTGGTGCTGCCGACAATTGTGCTCGGCACCATTCCGCTGGCTGTGATAGCGCGCCAGACGCGCTCCGCCATGCTCGAAGTGCTGGGCGAGGACTACGTGCGGACTGCCCGAGCCAAAGGGCTTTCGTCGGCTCGAGTCATCGGCGTGCATGCTCTGCGCAATGCGCTCATCCCGGTGGTCACCACCATCGGCCTGCAGGTTAGCACGCTGCTCGCCGGCGCCATCCTTACCGAAACGATCTTCTCCTGGCCGGGCATCGGCAGGTGGATGGTCGAATCCATATCCAAGCGCGACTATGTTGTCGTGCAGTCTGGCCTGCTCTTGATCGCCCTTATCGTCATGGCGGTGAACCTGATCGTCGATGTACTCTATGCCGTTATCAACCCACGCATAAGGGCGGCGTGA
- a CDS encoding ABC transporter substrate-binding protein — MKKKLAFAAALLAASVLGGMANAKTLVYCSEASPANFDPGTTTGGNDFDASSRTVYSRLVEFKHGGTEVEPGLADKWEISDDGLVYTFHLHPGVKFQTTDYFKPTRDLNADDVVFSFDRQFNKANPWNGDKYLPNLTWDYYTGMDMPKYVAKWEKVDDLTVKLTLTEPNAPMLANLGMDFASIVSKEYADQLAKDGKMADFSTKPIGTGPFQFVDYQLDSVIRYAANPDYFKGKEKIDDLVFAITPDATARIQKVLAGECDIAPYPNPADIGTIKANKDVTLMDQAGLNIGYMSYNTTIPPLDKPEVRHALNQAIDREALIKSLFQDAGATPAENLIPPTMWSWNKDVKSDAYDPDAAKKVLAAAGLTEIQLWASDRVRPYNPNFQRAAELIQADWAKVGVKAEIVNYEWTKYRSEGKKKDRPGAFQIGWTGDNGDPDNFFATLFACSAIGVSNYSSWCDKDFEDLIQKAKKTSDQAERSKLYGEAQVVFQKQAPAFLLAHSQVYAVVRKNVSGFMMDPLGIHRFDGVDKAE; from the coding sequence ATGAAAAAGAAACTCGCTTTTGCGGCCGCGTTGCTGGCCGCAAGCGTCCTCGGTGGCATGGCCAATGCAAAGACGCTTGTCTATTGCTCGGAAGCGTCGCCTGCCAATTTTGATCCGGGTACCACGACCGGCGGCAACGATTTCGATGCCTCGTCGCGTACCGTCTATTCGCGTCTGGTCGAGTTCAAGCATGGCGGCACCGAGGTCGAGCCCGGCCTCGCCGACAAGTGGGAAATTTCCGACGACGGCCTGGTCTACACTTTCCACCTGCATCCGGGCGTGAAGTTCCAGACCACCGACTATTTCAAGCCGACGCGCGACCTCAACGCCGACGACGTCGTCTTCTCCTTCGACCGCCAGTTCAACAAGGCGAATCCCTGGAACGGCGACAAGTATCTGCCCAACCTGACCTGGGACTACTACACCGGCATGGACATGCCGAAATACGTCGCCAAGTGGGAAAAGGTCGACGACCTGACCGTCAAGTTGACGCTGACCGAGCCGAACGCTCCGATGCTGGCCAATCTCGGCATGGACTTCGCCTCGATCGTGTCGAAGGAATATGCCGACCAGCTGGCGAAAGACGGCAAGATGGCCGATTTCTCGACCAAGCCGATCGGCACTGGTCCGTTCCAGTTCGTCGACTACCAGCTGGATTCGGTCATCCGCTATGCGGCCAACCCCGACTACTTCAAGGGCAAGGAGAAGATCGACGATCTCGTCTTCGCCATCACGCCCGACGCGACCGCCCGCATCCAGAAGGTGCTTGCCGGCGAATGCGACATCGCGCCATATCCGAATCCGGCCGACATCGGCACGATCAAGGCCAACAAGGACGTGACCCTGATGGATCAGGCCGGCCTGAACATCGGCTACATGAGCTACAACACCACCATCCCGCCGCTCGACAAGCCTGAAGTGCGCCATGCGCTCAACCAGGCGATCGATCGGGAAGCGCTGATCAAGTCGCTGTTCCAGGATGCTGGCGCCACGCCTGCCGAAAACCTGATCCCGCCGACCATGTGGTCGTGGAACAAGGATGTGAAGTCCGATGCCTATGATCCGGATGCAGCCAAGAAGGTGCTGGCCGCTGCCGGGCTGACGGAAATCCAGCTCTGGGCTTCCGATCGCGTTCGTCCTTACAACCCGAACTTCCAGCGCGCCGCCGAACTGATCCAGGCCGACTGGGCCAAGGTTGGCGTCAAGGCCGAGATCGTCAACTACGAGTGGACCAAGTATCGCTCGGAGGGCAAGAAGAAGGATCGTCCCGGCGCGTTCCAGATTGGCTGGACCGGCGACAATGGCGATCCGGACAACTTCTTCGCCACTCTGTTCGCCTGCTCCGCCATCGGCGTCTCGAACTACTCCAGCTGGTGCGACAAGGACTTCGAAGACCTGATCCAGAAGGCCAAGAAGACCAGCGACCAGGCCGAGCGCTCCAAGCTCTACGGAGAGGCGCAGGTCGTCTTCCAGAAGCAGGCTCCGGCCTTCCTGCTGGCGCATAGCCAAGTCTACGCAGTCGTGCGCAAGAATGTCAGCGGTTTCATGATGGACCCGCTCGGCATTCACCGCTTCGACGGCGTTGACAAGGCTGAATAA
- a CDS encoding long-chain fatty acid--CoA ligase → MAKASKAPVKASAKAVSKPAAGADVQAKPAAKAAPAKAKPAAKSTPVKTVAKAASPKAAATKAVPPKAVATKKNAAAKDHAAKAAPAAKSVEATKRLPKALTELAAGLPEKPWLKSYPKNVPAEIGVLPYSSIGDFLVGACKQFSAQPAFTCMDKSISYADVEQLSAAFGAYLQSKGLQKGARVALMMPNVLQYPVAMMGILRAGYVVVNINPLYTPRELEHQLKDSGAQAIVILENFANTLQAVIARTAVKHVVVAAMGDMLGGLKGTIVNFVVRRVKKMVPAWSLPGHVKFNVAVKAGAGLGFKPVKVAADDVAFLQYTGGTTGVSKGATLLHSNVLSNVVQNAQWMEDAYTIKPKPAHPNFICALPLYHIFALTVNALMGMQQGARNVLIPNPRDIPGFVKELAKYPTHVFPGLNTLFNALLNNEDFRKLDFKPLVLTLGGGMAVQKGVADRWKALTGCPVTEGYGLSETSPVATANKFSSGDFTGTIGLPLPSTEIAIRDDDGNNLPLGEVGEICIRGPQVMAGYWNRPDETAKVMTKDGYFKSGDMGFMDERGYTKIVDRKKDMILVSGFNVYPNELEEVVAMHPGVLEVAAIGVPDEHSGEVPKLFIVKKDPALTAEAITAFCRENLTGYKRPKYIEFRTELPKTPVGKILRRALRE, encoded by the coding sequence GTGGCAAAAGCATCTAAGGCGCCGGTGAAAGCGTCGGCCAAGGCAGTCTCGAAACCAGCCGCAGGCGCCGACGTGCAAGCGAAGCCCGCCGCCAAGGCCGCACCCGCGAAGGCGAAACCGGCAGCGAAATCCACCCCCGTAAAAACGGTGGCCAAAGCCGCTTCGCCAAAGGCCGCCGCGACGAAAGCAGTGCCGCCGAAGGCAGTAGCGACAAAAAAAAACGCGGCAGCGAAAGACCATGCGGCGAAAGCCGCGCCCGCCGCGAAGTCTGTCGAGGCGACCAAGCGGCTGCCGAAGGCACTCACGGAACTTGCCGCCGGCCTGCCCGAAAAGCCATGGCTCAAGAGCTATCCGAAAAATGTGCCGGCCGAAATCGGTGTGTTGCCCTACAGTTCGATCGGCGATTTCCTGGTCGGCGCCTGCAAGCAATTTTCCGCCCAGCCGGCCTTCACCTGCATGGACAAGTCCATCAGCTACGCCGATGTCGAGCAGTTGTCGGCGGCCTTCGGTGCTTATCTGCAATCGAAGGGACTGCAAAAGGGTGCGCGCGTCGCCCTGATGATGCCTAACGTTCTGCAATATCCGGTGGCGATGATGGGCATCCTGCGCGCCGGCTATGTCGTGGTGAACATCAATCCGCTGTACACGCCGCGCGAGCTGGAGCACCAGCTCAAGGATTCCGGCGCACAAGCCATCGTCATTCTGGAAAACTTCGCCAACACCTTGCAGGCGGTAATCGCCAGAACCGCGGTCAAGCATGTCGTGGTGGCGGCCATGGGCGACATGCTCGGCGGCCTCAAGGGCACGATCGTCAACTTCGTCGTGCGCCGCGTCAAGAAGATGGTGCCGGCATGGTCGCTGCCCGGGCATGTCAAGTTCAACGTGGCGGTGAAGGCCGGCGCCGGCCTTGGCTTCAAGCCGGTCAAGGTTGCAGCCGACGATGTCGCCTTCCTGCAATATACCGGCGGCACCACAGGCGTGTCGAAGGGCGCCACGCTGCTGCACAGCAACGTGCTCTCCAATGTCGTGCAGAACGCGCAGTGGATGGAAGACGCCTATACGATCAAGCCGAAACCGGCGCACCCGAACTTCATCTGCGCGCTGCCGCTCTATCACATCTTCGCGCTGACGGTGAACGCATTGATGGGCATGCAGCAAGGCGCCCGCAACGTGCTCATTCCCAACCCGCGCGATATCCCCGGCTTCGTCAAGGAACTGGCAAAATATCCGACCCATGTCTTTCCGGGCCTCAACACGCTGTTCAACGCGCTGCTCAACAATGAGGACTTCCGCAAGCTCGACTTCAAGCCGCTGGTGCTGACACTGGGCGGCGGCATGGCGGTGCAAAAGGGTGTCGCCGACCGCTGGAAGGCGTTGACCGGTTGCCCTGTCACTGAAGGCTATGGCCTGTCGGAAACCTCGCCGGTGGCCACCGCCAACAAGTTCAGTTCCGGCGACTTCACCGGCACGATCGGCCTGCCGCTGCCCTCGACGGAAATCGCCATCCGCGACGACGACGGCAACAATTTGCCGCTCGGCGAGGTCGGCGAAATCTGCATCAGGGGACCGCAGGTGATGGCGGGCTACTGGAACCGGCCTGACGAGACCGCCAAGGTGATGACCAAGGACGGCTACTTCAAGTCCGGTGATATGGGCTTCATGGATGAGCGTGGCTACACCAAGATCGTCGACCGCAAGAAGGACATGATCCTGGTCTCGGGTTTCAACGTCTATCCGAACGAACTCGAAGAGGTCGTGGCGATGCATCCGGGCGTGCTCGAAGTCGCGGCGATCGGCGTGCCGGACGAGCATTCCGGTGAAGTACCGAAGCTGTTCATCGTCAAAAAGGACCCGGCCCTGACCGCTGAAGCCATCACCGCTTTCTGCCGCGAGAACCTGACCGGCTACAAGCGGCCAAAATATATCGAGTTCAGGACCGAGCTGCCGAAGACGCCGGTCGGCAAGATCCTGCGGCGGGCGCTGCGCGAATAG
- a CDS encoding ABC transporter substrate-binding protein — protein MKLNRRNLMLLAAAIGIAAGPATAQAADVLNVGAYPTNPPFEYKNESGTFEGFEVDIVNEAAKRIGMTTDIADLGFQALFAATTSKRIDVAISSITITAERLKSQSFTQPYYDSDMGIATKTDSAVNTEADLKGKIVGVLSGSTGETWVKAHQEADGFSDVKGYDTQQNLLLDLSAGRVDAAVSDIPGMEYSFTKMKDLKVKQRIKTGEQYGLMMTKDHPLLGKLNDALTAMKKDGTLAAIHKKWFGSDAPADSSTVKEMPLPKA, from the coding sequence ATGAAGCTCAACCGCCGTAATCTCATGCTTCTTGCCGCAGCCATCGGTATCGCCGCCGGCCCTGCCACGGCTCAAGCCGCCGATGTGCTCAATGTCGGCGCCTACCCGACCAATCCGCCCTTCGAATACAAGAACGAGAGCGGCACTTTCGAAGGCTTTGAAGTCGACATCGTCAATGAGGCGGCCAAGCGCATCGGCATGACCACCGATATCGCCGATCTCGGCTTCCAGGCGCTGTTCGCCGCCACCACGTCGAAGCGCATCGACGTTGCCATCTCGTCGATCACCATCACGGCGGAGCGGCTGAAGTCGCAGTCCTTCACCCAGCCCTATTATGATTCCGACATGGGCATCGCCACCAAGACCGACAGCGCTGTTAACACCGAGGCCGACCTCAAGGGCAAGATCGTCGGCGTGCTGTCCGGCTCGACCGGCGAGACCTGGGTCAAAGCGCATCAGGAAGCCGACGGCTTCAGCGACGTGAAGGGCTATGACACGCAGCAGAACCTGCTGCTCGACCTCAGCGCCGGCCGCGTCGATGCCGCCGTCAGCGACATTCCGGGCATGGAATACTCGTTCACGAAGATGAAGGATTTGAAGGTCAAGCAGCGCATCAAGACCGGTGAACAGTACGGCCTGATGATGACCAAGGACCATCCGCTGCTCGGCAAGCTCAACGACGCGCTGACCGCGATGAAGAAGGACGGCACGCTGGCCGCGATCCACAAGAAGTGGTTCGGCAGCGACGCGCCCGCCGATTCCTCGACGGTGAAGGAAATGCCGCTGCCGAAGGCCTGA
- a CDS encoding ABC transporter permease subunit encodes MAAGNPDRLTGLRTFWFYFSVNRGAVIGLFVFILLVLAALFAPLLAPYAPDIQDKTAFLRPPAWQDGGSTQYLLGTDPVGRDILSRLLYGARFSLLIGAVVVTLALTGGITLGLLAGYFRGWVDVAIMRVMDLILAFPSLLLALVMVTILGPGLFNAMLAIALVLQPHFARLVRAAVMAEKSREYVVAAKVAGASHVRLMLRTILPNCLAPLIVQGTLSFSNAILEAAALGFLGLGAQPPTPEWGTMLASAREFILRAWWVVTFPGLAILITVLAINLVGDGLRDALDPKLRRS; translated from the coding sequence ATGGCCGCCGGCAACCCGGATCGCCTCACCGGTCTCAGGACCTTCTGGTTTTATTTCTCGGTGAACCGCGGCGCCGTCATAGGCCTGTTCGTCTTCATCCTGCTGGTCCTGGCGGCGCTGTTTGCGCCGCTGCTGGCTCCCTATGCACCCGACATCCAGGACAAGACCGCATTCCTGCGGCCTCCGGCCTGGCAGGACGGCGGCTCGACACAATATCTGCTCGGCACCGATCCGGTCGGTCGCGACATCCTCTCGCGCCTGCTCTACGGCGCGCGCTTCTCGCTGCTGATCGGCGCGGTCGTGGTCACGCTGGCGCTCACCGGCGGCATTACGCTCGGCCTGCTGGCCGGCTATTTCCGAGGCTGGGTCGACGTGGCGATCATGCGCGTCATGGACCTCATCCTGGCGTTCCCGTCGCTGCTCCTGGCGCTGGTGATGGTCACCATCCTCGGCCCTGGCCTGTTCAATGCGATGCTGGCCATCGCGCTCGTCCTGCAGCCGCATTTCGCGCGGCTGGTGCGCGCGGCCGTCATGGCGGAGAAAAGCCGCGAATATGTCGTGGCAGCGAAGGTCGCCGGCGCCAGCCATGTCAGGCTGATGCTTCGCACCATCCTGCCCAATTGCCTGGCGCCGCTGATCGTCCAGGGCACGCTGTCATTCTCCAACGCCATTCTCGAAGCGGCAGCGCTCGGGTTCCTCGGCCTTGGCGCCCAGCCGCCGACGCCCGAATGGGGAACCATGCTCGCCTCGGCGCGCGAATTCATCCTGCGCGCCTGGTGGGTCGTCACCTTCCCCGGCCTTGCCATCCTGATCACTGTGCTCGCCATCAACCTTGTCGGCGACGGCCTGCGCGACGCGCTCGATCCGAAACTGAGAAGGTCGTGA